CCACGGTGTCACCGCCGCCACCGCCAACCTCACCTACTCCGGCGAGTCCGGCGGCCTCAACGAGGCCACCAGCGACATCTTCGGCACCATGGTCGAGTTCTCCGCCGGCAACGCCGGCGACCCGGGCGACTACTACATCGGCGAGAAGCTCAACATGTCGGGCGGTTACATGCGCCGGATGGACAACCCGGCCGCCGACGGCAGATCGCTGTCCTGCTGGAACTCCGGCGCCGGTTCGGCGGACGTGCACCTCTCCTCCGGCATCGGCAACCACTTCTTCTACCTGGCCGCCGAGGGCACCGGGGCGAAGACCATCGGCGGGCGCTCGCACACCGGCACCACCTGCAACAACGACTCCTTCGCGGGCATCGGCAAGGACAAGGCCGCCGCGGTCTGGTACCGGGCGCTGACCACCTACATGACCTCCACCACCAACTACGCCGGCGCCCGCACCGCCACCCTGCAGGCCGCCGCCGACCTGTACGGCGCCAACTCCCAGGAGCGCTACCTCGTCTCCAAGGCGTGGGCAGCCGTCAGCGTCGGCACCGCCCTGCCCGACCCCGGCACGGGCACCCCCACCCCCTCGCCGACCACCCCGACGCCCTCTCCGACCACGCCTCCCGGCGGGAACGCGCTGACCAACGGCAGCTTCGAGCAGGGCACCGGCGGCTGGACCCAGAGCGACAACATCATCACCAACTCGTCCCTGCAGACCGCGCGCGACGGGTCCTGGTACGCCTGGATGATGGGCTACGGCGCCGACGCCGTCGAATCCCTGTCCCAGTCGAACGTCGCGGTGCCCTCCACCGGCACCCCGAAGCTCACCTTCTGGCTGAAGGTCTCCACCCAGGAGTCCGGCTCCACCGCCTATGACACCCTCAAGGTCAACGTCAACGGCACCACGCTGGCCACCTACTCCAACGCCGACGCGAGCTCCGGATACGTCCAGAAGACCGTCGACCTGTCCGCCTACAAGGGCCAGACGGTGAAGCTGGAGTTCGCCGGCACCGAAGACACCTACCTGTCGACCATCTTCCTGGTCGACCAGATCGCCATCGGCTGACCGGTCCCGCTCACCAGCAGTGCTCCTGTGGCCGGAGCACCCCTCGGGTGCTCCGGCCACAGGAGCCGTCGCATGCGCGGACGGCACGGTTCTCACTCCGCGGGTTTCGCGGTGTGTTCAACCGCCGTCCACATTTCCGTCGCGGACATGACAGGCATGGGCGCGAATGTCTTCCCGACAGGGCAAACCACCGCATACAAGGAAGAAACATGTCGATACGTCTGGCCGTTCGCGCCTCCACGCTCGCTCTCTGCACGACACTGGTGACCTCGTTCGCGCTCCCGGCGCAGGCGTCCGGGGTGGACACCGTCCTGCCGAAGGCCGAGACCGCGCCGCTGTTCGACGACGAGGCCGGCGGCGACGCCAACGCGGACGACCCGGCGATCTGGCGCAACGCCGCCGACCCGGGCCGCAGCCTGGTGATCGCGACCGCCAAGCAGGGTGGTCTGCGGGTCTACGACCTCGACGCGCGCCAGATGCAGTCCGTCCCCGCGCCGGCCGGGCCGAGCGCCGACGACAAGCCCGGTCGCTTCAACAACGTCGACCTCGTGCAGGGCCTGCGCCTGGGCGGCACCCGTGCGGACGTCGCGGTGGTCAGCGACCGCGGCAACGACCGGCTGCGGATCTACCGCATCGACCGGAACAAGACTGGCGGCCCGCTCACCGACATCACCGACCCGGGTGCGCGGCCCGTGTTCTCCGCCGACCAGGACGAGATCAACGAGCAGCAGACCGCGTACGGCCTGGCCACCTGGACCGACCGGGCCACCGGCCGCTCCTACGCCCTGGTCAGCCAGCGCAACCGCACCCGGATCTCCCTGCTCGAACTCATCGCCACCCCGGCCGGCACCGTCGACTACCGTCAGATCCGGACCCTCGACCTGCCCTCCTCGTTCCGCATGCCCAACGGCGCCTCCTGGACGCCCTGCGCCGAGCCGGGCGAACTGCCCCAGGTGGAGGGCATGGTCGTCGACCCCGCGGACGGCACCCTGTACGCGGGACAGGAGGACGTGGGCATCTGGCGCATCGACGCGGCTCTGACCGGTACACCGGTCCTGATCGACAAGGTCCGTGAGTACGGCGTCCCGGGCACGTACGACGAGGAGACCGAGGAGTGTGCGCCCGGCACCGACCCCGGCTTCGGCGGCACGCACCTCAGCGCCGACGTCGAGGGCCTGACCCTGGTCACCGAGGCGGACGGCGACGGTTACCTGCTCGCCTCCAGCCAGGGTGACAACACCTTCGTCGCGTACGACCGTGAGCGCGCCGAGCACAACGAGTACGAGAACACCTTCCGCATCGCCGCCGCCTCCGCCACGCTCGACGGCTCCGAGGTCTGCGACGGCGCCGCCGCCCTCAACGCCCCGCTCGGCACGCGCTACCCCAAGGGCCTGCTCGTCGTCCAGGACGGCGAGGAGACCCCCGGCGACGGCGACCGCGAGGCCACCGGCTTCAAGTTCGTCGACCTCGGCGAGGTCGTCGAAACCCTCGACTGACGCGTGAACGCCGCGGGCGCGCGGTGACGCCACCGTGCGCCCGTCCCACCACCCCGCCAGTACTGATCTTTTTGTTGGTTCTGTGGGGTGCGCTGCGCAGGCCGGCTTCCCGTCGACCGGCCCTCGCTCCCGACCGCGGTCCAGGCCGCCAGAGTGACGGTGATCACGGACGCCGTTCGCAGGGTGCTGCGTACGCTTGTGTGGTCGTCGCGGTGGGTGAGCGGGCGAAGGCCCTCCCTCAGCCACCTGATGATGTGTCAGAAAAGTCAGCAAGTGGTCAGCATGAGTCCTGAAGAACCCGGGGAAAGCTGCCCGAACGTGCGACTCGTTGTAGGGTGTGCAAACAGCCCTTGACCTGCAAAAACGCAGGCAGGGAGCCTACTTGTGGGAGTGCCCCAATGCTGCGTACCATGTTCAAGTCCAAGATCCACCGAGCCACGGTCACCCAGGCCGACCTGCACTACGTGGGATCGGTGACCATCGACGCGGATCTGCTGGACGCCGCCGATCTGCTCCCCGGGGAGCTGGTCCACATCGTCGACATCACCAACGGCGCCCGGCTGGAGACCTACGTCATCGAGGGGGAGCGCGGATCGGGTGTGGTCGGGATCAACGGGGCCGCCGCGCACCTCGTGCACCCCGGTGACCTGGTGATCATCATCAGTTACGCTCAGGTCACCGATGCCGAGGCCCGGGCGCTGGAGCCCCGGGTGGTGCACGTGGACCGCGACAACCGGATCGTGGATCTCGGCAGCGACCCGGGGGAGCCGGTGCCGGGCTCGGACCAGCAGCGCAGCCCGCAGGCCGTGCGGGGCTGACCGACGCACCAGGAGCGTGCCATGAGCGAGACCGAGATCCGCGACGACCGGGCGGCGGGCCGTCTGGAGGCCTTCGGCGAGGGTGAGGTCGTCGGGCACATCGAGTACTTCGTGCTCGACTCGCCGGCCCGCGCCCTGGTCCCCGTCCACACCATCGTCGAGCCGGCCCACGAGGGGAAGGGCATCGCGGGCTCGCTGGCGCGCGAGCTGTACGGCCTCGCCGAGCGCGAGGGCATCCCGGTCGCCCCGCTGTGCCCGTACGTCGTCAAGTGGGCCGAACGCCACCCCGAGGAGGCGCCCGCGGCCGACCCGGAGCTGCTGCGCGCGGCGAAGCAGTGGCTGGCCGCCCATCCGGGGCGGTTCTGAACCCCGCCCGACCCGTGCTCGCCCTGCTGCACACCTCGCCCGTCCACGTCCCGGTCTTCGACGCGCTCCGCGACGCGGACCGGCCGGGACTGCGGCTGCGCCACCTGGTCCGGGAGGACCTGCTGGAGCGGGCCCGGCGGGACGGGCCCGGGGCCGTGGCCGGTGAGGTGCGGGCGGTGCTGGCGCGGGCCGCCGGTGCGGGGGCCCGCGCGGTGCTGTGCACCTGCTCGACCCTCGGCGGTGTCGCGGAGGGGGCGGCAGTCGCCGCCGGGGTGCCGGTGCTGCGCGTCGACCGCCCGATGGCGGCCGCCGCGGTGGCCGCGGGCCCGCGCGTCGTGGTGCTCGCCGCGCTGGAGAGCACGCTGGGGCCGACGGCCGGGCTGATCGAGGAGGAGGCCCGCCGCGCCGGACGCGCCGTCGCGGTGCGTACCGTGCTCGTCGACGGGGCCTGGTCCCGCTTCGAGGCGGGCGACAGCGAGGGGTACGTCCGCCGGGTGGCGGCGGCGGCCGACGCGCTGACCCCCGC
Above is a genomic segment from Streptomyces glaucescens containing:
- the panD gene encoding aspartate 1-decarboxylase, translated to MLRTMFKSKIHRATVTQADLHYVGSVTIDADLLDAADLLPGELVHIVDITNGARLETYVIEGERGSGVVGINGAAAHLVHPGDLVIIISYAQVTDAEARALEPRVVHVDRDNRIVDLGSDPGEPVPGSDQQRSPQAVRG
- a CDS encoding GNAT family N-acetyltransferase, whose product is MSETEIRDDRAAGRLEAFGEGEVVGHIEYFVLDSPARALVPVHTIVEPAHEGKGIAGSLARELYGLAEREGIPVAPLCPYVVKWAERHPEEAPAADPELLRAAKQWLAAHPGRF
- a CDS encoding phytase, which gives rise to MSIRLAVRASTLALCTTLVTSFALPAQASGVDTVLPKAETAPLFDDEAGGDANADDPAIWRNAADPGRSLVIATAKQGGLRVYDLDARQMQSVPAPAGPSADDKPGRFNNVDLVQGLRLGGTRADVAVVSDRGNDRLRIYRIDRNKTGGPLTDITDPGARPVFSADQDEINEQQTAYGLATWTDRATGRSYALVSQRNRTRISLLELIATPAGTVDYRQIRTLDLPSSFRMPNGASWTPCAEPGELPQVEGMVVDPADGTLYAGQEDVGIWRIDAALTGTPVLIDKVREYGVPGTYDEETEECAPGTDPGFGGTHLSADVEGLTLVTEADGDGYLLASSQGDNTFVAYDRERAEHNEYENTFRIAAASATLDGSEVCDGAAALNAPLGTRYPKGLLVVQDGEETPGDGDREATGFKFVDLGEVVETLD
- a CDS encoding aspartate/glutamate racemase family protein, producing the protein MLALLHTSPVHVPVFDALRDADRPGLRLRHLVREDLLERARRDGPGAVAGEVRAVLARAAGAGARAVLCTCSTLGGVAEGAAVAAGVPVLRVDRPMAAAAVAAGPRVVVLAALESTLGPTAGLIEEEARRAGRAVAVRTVLVDGAWSRFEAGDSEGYVRRVAAAADALTPAGADVIVLAQASMAPAQRLTTTAVPVLSSPRPGLAAAAEAALAG